The proteins below are encoded in one region of Oncorhynchus kisutch isolate 150728-3 linkage group LG14, Okis_V2, whole genome shotgun sequence:
- the LOC109903492 gene encoding splicing factor 3A subunit 3 produces the protein METILEQQRRYHEEKERLLDAKTKEMMHKKTTLREQINSDHRTRAMLDRYMDVSSTVREAYEDKDGMRKDELNAISGPNEFAEFYNRLKQIKEFHRKHPNEICVPMSMEFDELVKARENPTEETQNMVEFSDEEAYGRYLDLHDCYRKFVNLKGAEKLEYISYLSSFDQLFDISKDRKNAEYKKYLEMLLEYLQDYTERVKPLLDQNDLYGKILGEFEKKWEMGTFPGWPKETSSALTHAGAHLDLSAFSSWEELASLGLDRLKSALMALGLKCGGTLEERAQRLFSTKGKSLESLDPSLFAKNPKSKGPKKDTERNKEIAFLESQIYEYVEILGEQRQLTHENVQRKQARTGEEREDEEEEQLSESESEDEDNEIIYNPKNLPLGWDGKPIPYWLYKLHGLNINYNCEICGNYTYRGPKAFQRHFAEWRHAHGMRCLGIPNTAHFANVTQIEDAVSLWSKLKSQKSSERWQPDTEEEYEDSSGNVVNKKTYEDLKRQGLL, from the exons ATGGAGACGATTTTAGAACAACAACGTCGCTACCATGAGGAGAAGGAAAGGCTGTTGGAtgccaaaacaaaggaaatgatgCATAAGAAAACCACG TTACGCGAACAAATAAACTCAGACCATCGAACAAGAGCAATGTTGGAT AGATACATGGACGTGAGTTCAACTGTCAGGGAAGCATATGAAGACAAAGATGG TATGAGGAAGGATGAACTGAACGCCATATCAGGACCAAATGAGTTTGCAGAGTTCTACAACAGACTTAAACAGATCAAGGAGTTCCACAGGAAGCATCCTAATGAG ATATGTGTGCCCATGTCCATGGAGTTTGACGAGCTGGTCAAGGCTAGAGAGAACCCAACTGAAGAAACACAGA ACATGGTGGAATTCAGTGATGAGGAGGCCTACGGACGCTACCTGGATCTCCATGACTGCTATCGGAAGTTTGTCAACCTAAAAGGTGCCGAG AAACTGGAGTACATCAGCTACCTGTCCTCGTTTGACCAGCTGTTTGATATCTCCAAAGACAGAAAGAACGCTGAATACAAAAA GTACTTAGAGATGCTACTGGAGTACCTTCAGGACTATACAGAGAGAGTCAAACCTCTGCTTGACCAGAATGATCTCTACGGCAAGATCCTGGGAGAGTTTGAGAAGAAGTGGGAGATGGGGACCTTCCCTGGCTGGCCA AAAGAGACGAGCAGTGCTCTGACCCATGCAGGAGCCCACCTGGACCTTTCTGCTTTCTCCTCTTGGGAGGAGTTGGCTTCCCTGGGTCTGGACAGGTTGAAGTCTGCCCTTATGGCCCTGGGCCTGAAATGTGGAGG AACCCTGGAGGAGAGAGCCCAGAGGCTGTTTAGCACCAAAGGCAAATCTCTGGAATCTCTGGATCCCTCCCTATTCGCCAAGAACCCCAAGTCCAAAGGACCCAAGAA AGACACAGAGCGTAACAAAGAAATCGCCTTCCTGGAGTCTCAGATTTATGAGTATGTGGAAATCCTGGGG GAGCAGAGGCAGCTGACCCATGAGAACGTCCAGAGGAAGCAGGCccggacaggagaggagagagaggatgaagaagaggagcagctcagtgagagtgagagtgaagaTGAGGACAACGAGATCATCTACAACCCCAAGAACCTGCCTCTCGGCTGGGATGGAAAG CCCATTCCATACTggctgtataaactccatgggcTGAACATCAACTATAACTGTGAGATCTGTGGAAACTACACATACAGGGGACCCAAGGCCTTCCAGAGGCACTTTGCA GAGTGGCGTCACGCCCATGGCATGCGCTGCCTGGGAATCCCCAACACTGCTCACTTTGCCAATGTCACCCAGATTGAGGATGCTGTCTCTC TGTGGTCAAAGCTGAAGTCCCAGAAGTCATCAGAGCGTTGGCAACCAGATACAGAGGAGGAGTACGAGGACTCCAGTGGAAACGTGGTCAACAAGAAGACCTACGAGGATCTGAAGAGACAGGGTCTGCTGTAG